One Bacteroidia bacterium DNA segment encodes these proteins:
- a CDS encoding exodeoxyribonuclease III, with amino-acid sequence MKKIISYNVNGIRSALSKGWMDWLKATDPDIVCLQEIKANPEQLDLTLFENAGYHHYWYPAQKKGYSGVAILSKQKPKHVEYGCGIEKYDAEGRVLRADFENFSVMSVYMPSGSSGEERQAFKMEWLKDFQKYIDGLKKKFPNLVISGDYNICHKPIDIHNPVSNANSSGFLPEERSWIDGFMKSGFVDTFRHFNAEPHNYTWWSFRANSRAKNLGWRIDYHLVSSPLEAKLKRAVIFPQAKHSDHCPILVELDF; translated from the coding sequence GTTGGATGGATTGGCTAAAAGCAACCGATCCAGACATTGTTTGTTTGCAGGAAATAAAAGCAAATCCAGAACAATTAGATCTCACGCTTTTCGAAAATGCAGGCTATCATCATTATTGGTATCCCGCTCAGAAAAAGGGTTACAGCGGTGTTGCCATTTTATCGAAACAAAAACCCAAACACGTAGAATACGGTTGTGGCATCGAAAAATACGATGCGGAAGGAAGAGTTTTACGCGCCGATTTCGAAAATTTTTCGGTAATGAGCGTTTACATGCCTTCGGGCTCCAGCGGAGAGGAGCGTCAAGCATTTAAAATGGAGTGGCTCAAAGATTTTCAAAAATACATTGACGGTTTGAAAAAAAAATTCCCAAACCTGGTTATTTCAGGCGATTATAATATTTGCCATAAACCCATCGACATTCACAATCCGGTGAGTAACGCCAATTCTTCGGGCTTTTTGCCGGAAGAAAGATCGTGGATTGACGGTTTTATGAAAAGTGGTTTTGTGGATACATTCCGACATTTTAATGCAGAGCCACACAATTATACTTGGTGGAGTTTTCGCGCCAATTCGCGCGCAAAAAACTTAGGTTGGCGCATCGATTATCATTTGGTGAGCAGTCCCTTGGAAGCAAAACTAAAACGTGCCGTTATTTTTCCGCAAGCTAAACATTCCGATCATTGTCCGATTTTAGTGGAACTGGATTTTTAG
- a CDS encoding ABC transporter substrate-binding protein → MKKIFYTLLVLGFLSSCGGNHNDNTDNRVAKGNVSYGGVFRMNEVEDFRSLFPLNVTEITSFHITSQIYEGLVKLSQSDLTVIPCIAQKWDKSPDAKTWTFYLRKNVYFQDDACFPDGKGRAVTAKDFKYCFDQLCAVSPQNQQYQATFKDRVEGANEYYQSTIDKKPLVGGVSGVKVIDDYTIQITLKYPFAGFLNILTMPGCWLYPKEAIDKYGIDMRSKCVGTGPFQVKEMKEGDAVILTRNPKYWDVDEFGNQLPYLDAVKVSFIKEKKSELLEFKQDHLEMVFQLPTEFIDDIVGEVQNAKKVNNFNLQVEPAMSIFYYGFQNQTVPFENKKVRQAFNYAIDREKIVKFTLQGEGIPGFYGIVPPSFSNYDYKDIKGYDFDVNKAQKLLADAGYPNGKGFPKITLQTNSGGGDRNIQIAEVIQKMLKENLNVDIEINVMPFAQHLEALETGKATFWRTGWIADYPDPETFLSLLYGPYVPKTLSEKSYINSVRYKSAKFDSLFSMALRETDDTKRFELYKDADQVGIDDAAYMPIFYEENYRLVQKYVKNFDINAMEYRDLEKVYFDKKEQEKEQQSLTQ, encoded by the coding sequence ATGAAGAAAATTTTTTACACCCTACTTGTATTGGGTTTCTTGAGCTCATGTGGCGGAAATCACAATGATAACACAGACAATCGCGTCGCAAAAGGCAATGTATCTTATGGTGGCGTTTTTCGGATGAATGAAGTAGAAGATTTTAGGAGCCTTTTTCCTTTGAATGTTACGGAAATTACCAGTTTTCACATTACATCTCAAATTTACGAAGGATTGGTAAAACTTTCGCAAAGCGATTTAACAGTAATACCTTGTATCGCTCAAAAATGGGATAAAAGTCCAGATGCAAAAACGTGGACTTTTTACCTTCGTAAAAATGTTTATTTTCAAGATGACGCTTGCTTTCCGGACGGAAAAGGGAGAGCCGTAACTGCAAAAGATTTCAAATATTGTTTTGATCAATTGTGTGCTGTTAGTCCGCAAAACCAACAATACCAAGCTACTTTTAAGGATCGCGTAGAAGGTGCTAATGAGTATTATCAATCTACTATTGATAAAAAGCCTTTGGTTGGAGGCGTTTCAGGAGTAAAAGTGATTGATGATTACACCATTCAAATTACGTTAAAATATCCTTTCGCGGGCTTTCTTAACATACTTACGATGCCAGGCTGTTGGCTGTATCCAAAAGAAGCAATTGATAAATATGGAATTGATATGCGTTCAAAATGCGTTGGTACTGGACCTTTTCAAGTAAAAGAAATGAAAGAAGGCGATGCCGTTATTTTAACCCGCAATCCAAAATATTGGGACGTGGACGAATTTGGGAACCAACTTCCGTATTTAGATGCCGTTAAAGTGAGCTTTATCAAGGAAAAGAAATCGGAATTGCTCGAGTTCAAGCAAGATCATTTAGAAATGGTTTTTCAACTTCCTACCGAATTTATAGATGATATAGTGGGCGAAGTACAAAATGCTAAAAAAGTCAACAATTTCAATTTGCAAGTAGAACCGGCGATGAGTATTTTTTATTACGGTTTTCAAAATCAAACTGTTCCTTTCGAAAATAAAAAAGTACGCCAAGCCTTTAATTACGCAATTGATCGTGAAAAAATTGTGAAGTTTACGCTGCAAGGAGAAGGCATTCCGGGCTTTTACGGAATTGTTCCACCTTCCTTCAGTAATTATGATTACAAAGACATAAAAGGCTATGATTTTGATGTCAATAAGGCACAAAAATTACTTGCCGATGCAGGATATCCAAACGGGAAAGGATTTCCGAAAATTACCTTGCAAACCAACAGTGGAGGAGGAGATAGAAACATTCAGATTGCCGAAGTCATCCAAAAGATGCTGAAAGAAAATTTGAATGTAGATATAGAAATAAATGTGATGCCTTTTGCGCAACATTTAGAAGCATTGGAAACGGGCAAAGCAACTTTTTGGAGAACGGGCTGGATTGCCGATTATCCCGATCCAGAAACATTTCTTTCCTTGCTTTACGGACCTTATGTTCCGAAAACACTTTCTGAAAAATCGTACATCAATTCTGTGCGTTATAAAAGTGCCAAATTCGATTCTTTGTTTTCCATGGCTTTGCGCGAAACCGATGATACCAAACGTTTTGAATTGTATAAAGATGCCGACCAAGTGGGCATAGACGATGCGGCTTACATGCCAATTTTTTATGAAGAAAATTATCGTTTGGTTCAAAAATATGTGAAAAATTTCGACATCAATGCGATGGAATACCGCGATTTAGAAAAAGTATATTTCGATAAAAAAGAACAAGAAAAAGAACAACAATCTTTGACACAATAA
- the asnS gene encoding asparagine--tRNA ligase encodes MTLKRTKVIDLLKSADYGKEVIAKGWVRTKRGNKNVAFIALNDGSVIHSIQVVVEIANFGEEALKNISTGACIGVVGTLVQSQGQGQAVEIQATKIEVYGIADAETFPLQKKGHTLEFLREIAHLRPRTNTFGAVLRIRHAMAFAIHKFFNDKGFFYLHAPIITGSDAEGAGEMFHVTNFDLANPEKNPDGTINYKKDFFGKETNLTVSGQLEAELGALALGSVYTFGPTFRAENSNTPRHLAEFWMIEPEMAFCDIHDNMDLAEEMLKYLVRYALEHCKDDLEFLNTMYDKELLNRLKSVTVKPFQRLSYTEAVEILQKSEKKFEFKVEWGTDLQKEHENYLVDHFASPVILSDYPKHIKAFYMKQNDDGKTVRAMDVLFPYIGEIIGGSQREENYEKLISRVTEMGIKEEHLWWYLETRKFGTCEHSGFGLGFERLVMFITGMTNVRDVIPFPRTPQNAEF; translated from the coding sequence ATGACACTTAAAAGAACAAAGGTGATTGATTTGCTGAAATCAGCAGATTACGGAAAAGAAGTAATAGCAAAAGGTTGGGTACGCACCAAGCGCGGAAATAAAAATGTAGCGTTTATTGCGCTCAACGATGGCTCCGTGATTCATTCCATACAAGTGGTGGTAGAGATTGCAAATTTCGGTGAAGAAGCATTAAAAAATATTTCTACCGGAGCGTGTATTGGCGTAGTAGGAACACTTGTGCAATCACAAGGACAAGGACAAGCCGTGGAAATTCAAGCAACGAAAATAGAAGTGTATGGCATTGCCGATGCGGAAACTTTTCCCTTACAGAAAAAAGGACACACACTCGAATTTCTTCGCGAAATAGCACATTTGCGTCCGCGTACCAATACGTTTGGAGCCGTTTTGCGCATTCGTCATGCAATGGCTTTCGCGATTCATAAATTTTTTAACGACAAAGGATTTTTCTATTTGCATGCGCCCATTATTACAGGATCGGATGCAGAAGGCGCGGGAGAAATGTTTCACGTTACCAATTTTGATTTGGCAAATCCAGAAAAAAATCCAGACGGAACCATCAATTACAAAAAAGATTTTTTCGGAAAAGAAACCAACCTCACTGTTTCCGGTCAGTTGGAAGCAGAATTGGGCGCATTGGCTTTGGGTTCTGTTTATACTTTTGGTCCTACATTTCGTGCAGAAAATTCAAACACACCGCGCCATTTGGCGGAATTCTGGATGATTGAACCAGAAATGGCTTTTTGCGATATTCATGATAACATGGATTTAGCCGAAGAAATGCTGAAATATTTAGTGCGTTACGCCTTGGAACATTGCAAAGATGATTTGGAATTCTTAAATACAATGTACGACAAAGAATTATTGAATCGTTTAAAATCTGTTACTGTAAAGCCTTTTCAGCGATTGTCTTATACCGAAGCAGTCGAAATCCTTCAGAAATCAGAAAAGAAATTTGAATTTAAAGTCGAGTGGGGAACGGATTTGCAAAAGGAACACGAAAATTATTTGGTGGATCATTTCGCTTCACCTGTTATTCTTTCGGATTATCCGAAACACATCAAAGCATTTTACATGAAACAAAATGACGACGGAAAAACGGTGCGTGCAATGGATGTTTTGTTTCCGTATATCGGAGAAATTATTGGTGGATCACAGCGCGAAGAAAATTACGAAAAATTAATTTCACGCGTTACGGAAATGGGAATAAAAGAAGAACATTTGTGGTGGTATTTAGAAACACGAAAATTTGGAACCTGCGAACACAGCGGCTTCGGACTCGGATTTGAACGTTTGGTGATGTTTATTACTGGTATGACAAATGTGCGCGATGTGATTCCGTTTCCGCGAACTCCGCAAAACGCTGAATTTTAA
- the rpoN gene encoding RNA polymerase factor sigma-54, protein MLNQRLQQKLLQKLSPQQIQLMKMLQLPTVALEERIKEEIETNPALEEGSDENDADADELQDESFDEGTHDEDHERDDFAMSDYMDDDDGALYKLQVKNTGPDDDRKEVPFASGVGFHDVLESQLGMCALNDKQHQIAEYLIGNIDDDGYLRRDLNSVVDDIAFSQNIHTTEAELLSLLRTIQEFDPAGVGARTLQECLLIQLQRKHPKTEIVEMAIKVVQDMMDEFSKKHYDKIEKKLNVNPDVLKNVIHEILKLNPKPGSSAADTEKTFQQITPDFTISNNEGELEISLNSRNAPALRVSKDYQAMLATYTKNKEDRAKKQAALFVKQKIDDAKWFMDAIQQRQETLLITMQAIMEYQHDYFLEGDETKLRPMILKDIAEKVGLDISTISRVANSKYVQTHFGTFLIKSFFSESLSTDSGEEVSTREVKKILSNCVGEENKKKPITDDALAKILKEKGYNIARRTIAKYREQLDIPVARLRKEL, encoded by the coding sequence ATGTTAAATCAGAGATTACAACAAAAGCTTCTTCAAAAACTTTCACCACAACAAATTCAGTTGATGAAAATGTTGCAATTGCCAACCGTGGCTTTGGAAGAAAGAATAAAAGAAGAAATAGAAACGAATCCTGCGCTGGAAGAAGGTTCTGACGAAAACGATGCTGACGCAGATGAGCTTCAAGATGAATCTTTTGATGAAGGAACCCACGATGAAGACCACGAGCGCGATGATTTCGCGATGAGCGATTACATGGACGATGATGACGGCGCGCTGTATAAATTACAAGTAAAAAATACTGGACCAGATGACGATCGCAAAGAAGTTCCTTTTGCTTCGGGCGTTGGTTTTCACGATGTGTTGGAAAGTCAGTTGGGAATGTGCGCCTTGAATGATAAACAACATCAAATTGCAGAATATTTAATCGGAAATATTGATGATGATGGCTATTTACGTAGAGATTTGAATTCAGTAGTGGATGACATCGCTTTTTCTCAAAACATTCACACAACAGAAGCTGAATTACTTTCACTTTTAAGAACAATTCAGGAATTTGATCCCGCAGGAGTAGGCGCGCGAACTTTACAGGAATGTCTTCTTATTCAGTTGCAACGCAAACATCCGAAAACAGAAATTGTGGAGATGGCGATAAAAGTGGTGCAAGATATGATGGATGAATTTTCTAAAAAGCATTACGATAAAATAGAAAAAAAATTAAATGTCAATCCGGATGTGTTGAAAAATGTGATTCACGAAATTTTAAAACTCAACCCAAAACCCGGTAGTTCTGCGGCAGATACGGAAAAAACATTTCAACAAATTACACCTGATTTTACGATTTCGAACAACGAAGGAGAATTAGAAATTTCGCTTAATTCTCGTAATGCGCCTGCCTTACGTGTGAGCAAAGATTATCAAGCGATGTTGGCTACGTACACGAAGAACAAGGAAGATCGCGCGAAAAAACAAGCTGCACTTTTTGTGAAACAAAAAATTGATGATGCCAAATGGTTTATGGATGCCATTCAGCAACGTCAGGAAACCTTGCTGATTACGATGCAGGCGATTATGGAATATCAACATGACTATTTTTTAGAAGGCGACGAAACGAAACTTCGCCCAATGATTTTAAAAGACATTGCGGAAAAAGTAGGTTTGGATATTTCTACCATTTCGCGTGTGGCGAACAGTAAATATGTGCAAACACATTTTGGTACTTTTTTGATAAAATCTTTTTTCTCCGAATCGCTTTCTACCGATAGTGGCGAAGAAGTTTCGACACGCGAAGTGAAAAAAATTCTTTCGAATTGTGTAGGCGAAGAGAACAAGAAAAAGCCGATTACAGACGATGCGCTTGCCAAAATATTGAAAGAAAAAGGATACAACATTGCGCGTAGAACCATTGCTAAATATCGAGAACAATTAGATATTCCAGTAGCGCGACTACGAAAAGAATTGTAA
- the tyrS gene encoding tyrosine--tRNA ligase, translating into MNKNFIEELKWRGMLHDVMPGTEEILNKEIVSGYIGFDPTADSLGVGNMVQIMTLLHFQKCGHKPIVLVGGATGMVGDPSGKSQERNLLDENTLQHNLDCQKKQLSQFLDFNCGENSAEIVNNYDWFKNISFLEFIRDTGKHITVNYMMSKDSVKNRLENGMSFTEFSYQLVQGFDFYYLWKNKNVKLQMGGSDQWGNIVTGTELIRRKSAGTAFALTTPLIKKADGTKFGKTESGNIWLDPKKTSPYQFYQFWLNTTDDDAKNYVRIFTLFSKQEIEAMELEHAQAPHLRLLQKALAKDITLRVHSEADYLAAEEASEILFGKGTTESLQELSENDFLTIFEGVPQVEVSKTELEKGINIIDLVSDKNIIFPSKGEAKKMILGGGVSLNKLKVEDLNLSVNTSNLLNGKYLLIQKGKKNYFLIKAI; encoded by the coding sequence GTGAACAAAAATTTTATAGAAGAACTGAAATGGCGTGGCATGTTGCACGATGTAATGCCTGGAACAGAAGAAATTTTAAACAAAGAAATCGTGTCGGGCTATATAGGTTTTGATCCAACGGCTGATTCCTTGGGCGTTGGAAATATGGTGCAAATTATGACACTGTTGCATTTCCAAAAATGCGGACATAAACCCATTGTGTTGGTTGGCGGAGCTACCGGAATGGTAGGCGATCCATCGGGAAAATCGCAAGAAAGAAATTTGTTGGATGAAAACACTTTACAACATAATTTGGATTGCCAAAAAAAACAACTCAGTCAGTTTTTAGATTTTAATTGTGGAGAAAATTCGGCTGAAATAGTTAATAATTACGACTGGTTTAAAAATATTTCTTTTTTAGAATTTATTCGCGATACCGGAAAACACATCACTGTAAATTACATGATGTCGAAGGATTCTGTGAAAAATCGTTTGGAAAACGGAATGTCTTTTACCGAATTTAGTTACCAATTAGTGCAAGGATTTGATTTTTATTATCTCTGGAAAAATAAAAATGTGAAACTGCAAATGGGCGGCTCCGACCAATGGGGAAATATTGTTACTGGAACGGAATTGATTCGCAGAAAGTCGGCAGGAACAGCTTTTGCACTTACAACGCCATTAATTAAAAAAGCAGATGGAACAAAATTCGGAAAAACAGAAAGTGGAAATATTTGGTTAGATCCGAAAAAGACTTCTCCGTACCAATTTTACCAATTTTGGTTGAATACAACTGATGACGATGCGAAAAATTACGTCCGCATTTTTACGCTTTTCTCGAAACAAGAAATAGAAGCGATGGAGTTAGAACATGCGCAAGCACCGCATCTGCGACTGTTGCAAAAAGCATTGGCGAAAGATATTACTTTGCGCGTACATTCCGAAGCAGATTATTTAGCGGCTGAAGAAGCGTCTGAAATTTTATTCGGAAAAGGCACAACAGAATCGCTTCAGGAACTTTCGGAAAATGATTTTTTAACTATTTTCGAAGGTGTTCCGCAAGTAGAAGTTTCAAAAACAGAATTAGAAAAAGGAATCAATATTATTGATTTGGTTTCGGATAAAAATATTATTTTCCCCTCTAAAGGTGAAGCAAAAAAAATGATTTTAGGAGGAGGCGTTTCGCTCAATAAACTAAAAGTGGAAGACCTAAATCTATCAGTAAATACAAGTAATTTATTGAATGGAAAATACTTGTTGATACAAAAAGGGAAGAAAAATTATTTTTTGATAAAAGCGATTTAG
- a CDS encoding winged helix-turn-helix domain-containing protein, translating to MNIEIPKFHETFNPILEILSNEETIHTRELQKLVIGKYFSQLTEEQLIEKTKSGENLVNNRIAWGKS from the coding sequence ATGAATATAGAAATACCTAAATTTCACGAAACCTTTAATCCAATTTTGGAAATATTGAGTAATGAAGAAACAATTCACACAAGAGAATTACAAAAATTAGTTATTGGAAAATATTTTTCGCAGCTAACAGAAGAACAATTAATAGAAAAAACAAAATCCGGCGAAAATTTAGTTAACAACAGAATTGCTTGGGGTAAATCTTAG
- a CDS encoding HDIG domain-containing metalloprotein, with the protein MKKALTYLWNKHSEIYKIFIFLATLILIVFLFPKQGKFKYDISGIQGKPWQHENLIAPFNFSIQKTNQELTAEKNELLKNFKPYFKVNHTVLESEKKIFNTHFIENWKSVKGKDLTLDDLDTIEHSAATIAYLKGLAILDSVYKKGIVQLSDVLDNKPPDFSIFVVENNTSSEKELADFYTVQTAYNFMEQAVSSDEKEDKKVLLPVLENCIAQNTFYDKDISDKALKEQLESLSPSHEEIVKDQSIIGKGEIVDADKYEILHSLKTEYEGQTNNSSNYFFILGGQIIVVSICLSVLFFFIFLFRKNVFSDNSQLTFILLMTVIFVMMAVFSAQYDVSIYILPFCILPIMTRAFFDTRVALFTHLVNILILSFLAPNRFEFIFIELVVGMVAIFSILNLGKRSQIFYSAGIIFFMYCLAFIGISIVEGDTSEAVNWHNYIYFLLSAGLTLFSYPLIFVFEKTFGFISDVSLMELCDTNNPLLRELASKAPGTFQHSLQVANLAEEAIFSIGGNPQLVRTGALYHDIGKMDMPFFFIENQSTGVNPHEELPSEESASIIISHVIRGIEKARKHKIPEKIIDFIRTHHGTMVTAFFFNTYKKQVLDGMLDENDFRYPGPIPYSKETAVLMMADSVEAASRSLKSFEEETIEALIDKIINGQMEQKQFDNADITFKDITTVKKILKRKLVNIYHVRMEYPKN; encoded by the coding sequence ATGAAAAAAGCACTGACCTATTTGTGGAATAAGCATTCCGAAATCTATAAAATATTTATTTTTTTAGCAACGCTTATATTGATTGTCTTTCTATTTCCGAAACAAGGAAAATTCAAATACGATATTTCTGGAATTCAAGGAAAACCTTGGCAGCACGAAAATTTAATTGCTCCGTTTAATTTCTCCATCCAAAAAACAAATCAAGAATTAACGGCAGAAAAAAACGAATTGCTCAAAAATTTCAAACCGTATTTTAAAGTAAACCATACCGTTTTAGAATCTGAAAAAAAAATTTTCAATACCCATTTTATAGAAAATTGGAAAAGTGTAAAAGGAAAAGATTTAACGCTGGATGATTTAGATACCATCGAACATTCAGCCGCAACAATTGCATATTTAAAAGGACTTGCCATTCTCGATTCTGTTTACAAAAAAGGTATTGTTCAGTTAAGCGATGTGTTGGATAATAAACCGCCGGATTTCAGCATTTTTGTAGTGGAAAACAATACGTCTTCCGAAAAAGAATTAGCGGATTTTTATACCGTACAAACGGCTTATAATTTTATGGAACAAGCTGTTTCTTCCGATGAAAAAGAGGATAAAAAAGTATTGCTTCCGGTATTGGAAAATTGTATCGCACAAAATACTTTTTACGACAAAGATATTTCTGACAAAGCCTTAAAAGAGCAATTGGAAAGCCTTTCGCCTTCGCACGAAGAAATTGTAAAAGATCAAAGTATCATCGGAAAAGGTGAAATTGTGGATGCGGATAAATACGAAATATTACACTCTTTAAAGACAGAATACGAAGGACAAACTAATAACAGCAGTAATTATTTTTTCATTTTGGGCGGACAAATAATTGTTGTCTCGATTTGTTTATCGGTTTTATTTTTCTTCATTTTTCTGTTTCGAAAAAATGTTTTTTCAGACAACTCTCAACTTACTTTTATTTTATTGATGACTGTCATATTTGTAATGATGGCAGTATTTTCAGCGCAATACGATGTCAGCATTTACATCCTTCCGTTTTGTATTTTACCGATTATGACGCGTGCTTTCTTTGATACGCGCGTGGCGCTTTTTACACATTTGGTCAACATCCTGATTTTATCTTTTCTCGCGCCCAATCGTTTCGAATTTATTTTCATCGAATTAGTGGTGGGGATGGTTGCGATTTTCAGTATTTTAAATTTGGGAAAACGTTCTCAGATATTTTATTCTGCTGGAATTATTTTCTTTATGTATTGCTTGGCTTTTATAGGAATTTCAATTGTGGAAGGCGATACAAGCGAAGCCGTAAATTGGCACAATTATATTTATTTTTTGCTGAGTGCCGGACTTACACTTTTTTCGTATCCGCTTATTTTTGTTTTTGAAAAAACATTTGGTTTTATTTCGGATGTTTCTTTGATGGAATTGTGCGATACTAATAATCCGCTGTTGCGCGAATTGGCATCGAAAGCACCCGGTACGTTTCAACATTCTTTGCAAGTGGCAAACCTTGCGGAAGAAGCCATTTTTAGTATTGGCGGAAATCCTCAATTAGTGCGTACAGGCGCGCTGTATCACGATATCGGAAAAATGGATATGCCTTTTTTCTTTATCGAAAATCAAAGTACAGGCGTAAATCCGCACGAAGAATTACCCAGCGAAGAAAGTGCATCTATCATTATAAGCCACGTTATTAGAGGCATTGAGAAGGCACGAAAACATAAAATTCCTGAAAAAATTATTGATTTTATTCGTACGCATCACGGAACAATGGTTACTGCTTTTTTCTTTAATACGTATAAAAAACAAGTGTTGGATGGCATGTTGGATGAAAATGATTTCCGTTATCCAGGACCAATTCCGTATTCGAAAGAAACTGCTGTACTAATGATGGCAGACTCTGTAGAAGCAGCTTCTCGAAGTTTGAAATCTTTTGAAGAGGAAACCATTGAAGCTTTAATTGATAAAATTATCAACGGACAAATGGAGCAAAAACAATTTGACAATGCGGATATTACTTTCAAAGATATTACAACTGTTAAAAAAATTCTGAAACGTAAATTGGTCAATATTTACCACGTGCGGATGGAGTATCCGAAAAATTAA
- a CDS encoding DUF2279 domain-containing protein has translation MYFKKIIFLLLILSLLFPRHINAQENFFTPSPTFNRGRFTGVVISESLIYAVTMIGLSRIWYKKYPHSPFHFFNDNGEWQQMDKMGHFTTSYNVGRLGMDALRWSGVSNQQSIWYGGSLGLLFLATVEVADGFSKEWGFSMGDMTANTLGATLLIGQQLAWNEQRVSMQFSYHASIYSSYRPDELGSNLWENLVKDYNGQTYWFAANISSFVKTGTNFPKWLDMDFGYGAEGMTGGMKNPEMKDSLGNPIVFKRYRKFFFAPGADFTRLPNVSPFVETIFETTDFIKIPAPTLEFTQKKVYFKPLYF, from the coding sequence ATGTACTTCAAAAAAATAATTTTTCTACTCCTTATTTTAAGCCTTCTTTTTCCGAGGCACATAAATGCGCAGGAAAATTTTTTTACGCCTTCGCCTACATTTAATCGCGGACGATTTACGGGAGTTGTTATTTCAGAAAGCTTGATTTACGCCGTAACTATGATTGGCTTGAGCCGTATTTGGTACAAGAAATATCCGCATTCTCCTTTTCATTTTTTTAACGATAATGGCGAGTGGCAACAAATGGATAAAATGGGTCATTTTACCACATCGTACAATGTGGGAAGATTAGGAATGGATGCTTTGCGTTGGAGTGGAGTAAGCAATCAACAATCTATTTGGTACGGCGGCAGCTTGGGTTTACTGTTTTTAGCGACGGTAGAAGTAGCAGACGGTTTTTCGAAAGAATGGGGATTTTCGATGGGAGATATGACAGCAAATACACTTGGTGCAACTTTGTTAATCGGGCAGCAATTGGCTTGGAATGAGCAACGTGTTTCTATGCAATTTTCCTATCATGCCAGCATTTATTCGAGTTATCGTCCGGATGAATTAGGCAGTAATTTGTGGGAAAATTTAGTGAAAGATTACAACGGACAAACCTATTGGTTTGCTGCAAATATTTCTTCTTTTGTGAAAACTGGAACTAATTTTCCGAAATGGTTGGATATGGATTTTGGTTACGGAGCAGAAGGAATGACGGGCGGTATGAAAAATCCAGAGATGAAAGATTCGCTTGGAAATCCGATTGTTTTTAAGCGTTATCGGAAATTTTTTTTCGCGCCAGGCGCCGATTTTACTCGCTTACCAAATGTTTCACCTTTTGTTGAAACCATTTTTGAAACCACTGATTTTATAAAAATTCCAGCGCCAACATTGGAATTTACTCAGAAAAAAGTTTATTTTAAACCCTTGTATTTTTGA
- the rplU gene encoding 50S ribosomal protein L21 has protein sequence MYAIVDIAGQQFKVKKDEKVYVHRLEANEGANVEFNNVLLLDNNGKITVGTPSVEGVRIAAKVLSHVKGDKVIVFKKKRRKGYQKSNGHRQQFSQILIQGILAKGETLKVEDAKPVKAKKEVTAEVVEKPAAKKAAPKKDVAEKPVKAAAKKTTKTKE, from the coding sequence ATGTACGCAATTGTAGATATAGCCGGGCAACAATTTAAGGTGAAAAAAGACGAGAAAGTCTATGTACACCGCCTCGAAGCTAATGAAGGTGCCAACGTTGAGTTTAACAATGTATTATTGTTAGATAACAACGGTAAAATAACCGTGGGCACGCCTTCTGTAGAAGGAGTGAGGATTGCCGCTAAGGTACTTTCACACGTTAAAGGCGATAAAGTAATCGTTTTTAAGAAAAAAAGAAGAAAAGGGTATCAGAAATCGAACGGTCATCGTCAACAATTTTCGCAAATCCTTATACAAGGTATTTTAGCGAAAGGCGAAACCTTGAAAGTAGAAGATGCAAAACCTGTGAAAGCTAAAAAAGAGGTAACGGCTGAAGTGGTTGAAAAACCGGCAGCAAAAAAAGCAGCTCCTAAAAAGGATGTAGCAGAAAAGCCTGTAAAAGCAGCAGCAAAAAAAACGACTAAAACAAAAGAATAA
- the rpmA gene encoding 50S ribosomal protein L27 has product MAHKKGAGSSKNGRESHSKRLGVKIYSGQAAIAGNIIVRQRGTKHNPGENVGIGKDHTLFALVDGMVNFRKKRDDKSFVSIVPFPAEA; this is encoded by the coding sequence ATGGCACATAAAAAAGGAGCCGGTAGTTCCAAAAACGGACGCGAATCGCACAGTAAACGCTTAGGCGTTAAAATTTACAGCGGACAAGCTGCGATAGCTGGTAATATTATTGTTAGACAAAGAGGCACGAAACACAATCCGGGCGAAAATGTAGGTATTGGTAAAGATCATACCTTGTTTGCATTGGTGGATGGAATGGTGAATTTCCGTAAAAAACGCGATGATAAATCGTTTGTTTCGATAGTTCCGTTTCCTGCTGAGGCGTAA